From a single Chloracidobacterium thermophilum B genomic region:
- a CDS encoding TonB-dependent receptor, with translation MTTCASPFTTRWGRWSWLFLLALCLGTLGFSAMAQIGTGTIRGTVTDEQGAAVAGATVTLTNPATGTTRTQTTNEAGTFSFTGVPAATYTLKVEATNFKVYEQPDIRARVDGSTTVGVVLSVGEATETVTVTGSGSEAIVNRQDASIGNTIAQRQILELPLAARNIAGLLSLQPGVAPDGSVSGSRSDQGNITLDGVDINEQQNNSAFAPVLRTSPESVEEFRVTVSNPNANQGRSSGAQISLVTKSGTNEFHGSAFFFHRPTIGNAGNWFTNAIGQRTPRVLQNVFGGAIGGPIVKDRFFFFYNYEGRRDRSQQSVLRVVPLPHLGRGELRFNAVNAATGAPVGIRTLTAAQISQAFPALAAAGGGSALNPAAVAYLAQAASRYPANDAGAGDGVNTGGFRFNAPTPFDFNAHIGRLDWKVDNAGRHTLFARANVQYDVQTQTSFFPDTPAQRLWSHPVGIAAGYTWNISNRWTNVFRYGLTRFATSQQGDTAQNFINFRFVFQPTFNARTLDRIVPTHNFTNDTTYVFGDHTFQFGTNIRIIRNRRTGFGQAFDFGVINPIFYAQSLTAPINTFAVNNLGLAIQPGRAVPVRDAVNALIGRINQYTVFLTYDQQGRLLPAGTPTERSFAAEEYDFYFQDIWRIRPNLTLTYGIRYGLSRPVYEQNGFQAGTNIPLGDFLRGRAIGAAQGRPFNDLITIRLAGPANGGDPLYQFAYNNWQPRVAIAWTPDFKEGFWGKLFGTRQQSVFRAGFALTNDYFGQQIAVQFDQRNTLGFVQQQQTSFAQFRLTGPPFAPLFTAQGQNFRNFPGINPLPQLRFPLTQPDDGQQRIEQSIDQTTRLPRSFSWNFSYGRELPGGLFFEASYIGRLGRNLLAQRDVMALNNLVDPRTGVDWYTAAGQLEDLRRNNTPISQIPNIPYFNNILFPGILANLFAGFGGIQAGMTNSQAIYAMLQNPSAWGLLGPADWTTVQLILNNSPRPGGYGISGISPLGEDLFFHPQYGALNTIGSFGTSDYHGLAITVRQRYKNYLTWDFNYTFSKSLDDASGLQTAGFFGGGGFVLNPFRQRDNRAVSNFDLRHVINANFVVQLPFGRGRAFFGNVSRLVDAFIGGWQLGGIARYNSGRVAGAATGDGTAYATNWQVPSNAVRIRQISSSPTRGNNPNLFRDPVFASQSFRSARPGETGERNIFRFPGFANLDASLAKSFTMPWSENQSLQFRWEVFNVTNFQPFDGVQTLATPTDPFRSQPLPNFGRLTSVQNPPRFMQFVLRYVF, from the coding sequence ATGACCACCTGTGCATCTCCTTTCACAACACGGTGGGGGCGCTGGTCCTGGTTATTCCTGCTGGCGCTGTGCCTGGGGACATTGGGCTTCAGCGCCATGGCCCAGATTGGGACGGGGACCATTCGCGGCACCGTGACCGATGAGCAAGGCGCGGCGGTTGCCGGAGCAACGGTGACGCTGACCAATCCGGCAACGGGCACGACCCGCACCCAAACCACAAACGAGGCCGGCACCTTTTCCTTCACGGGCGTTCCGGCGGCAACCTATACGCTGAAAGTCGAAGCCACAAACTTCAAAGTCTATGAACAGCCGGACATCCGCGCGCGGGTGGATGGCAGTACAACCGTGGGCGTGGTGCTGTCGGTGGGTGAGGCGACGGAAACCGTCACCGTGACGGGCAGCGGCTCCGAAGCCATCGTCAACCGCCAGGACGCCAGTATCGGCAACACAATTGCCCAGCGGCAGATTCTCGAACTGCCCCTGGCCGCGCGCAACATTGCCGGTCTGCTCAGCTTGCAGCCGGGTGTGGCCCCGGACGGCTCGGTGAGCGGGTCGCGCAGCGACCAGGGCAATATCACGCTCGATGGCGTGGACATCAACGAGCAGCAGAACAACAGTGCCTTTGCGCCTGTGCTGCGTACCTCGCCGGAATCGGTTGAGGAGTTCCGGGTCACGGTGAGCAACCCGAACGCCAACCAGGGACGGTCGTCGGGGGCGCAGATCTCCCTCGTCACCAAGAGCGGCACCAACGAGTTTCACGGCTCGGCCTTTTTCTTCCACCGTCCGACAATCGGCAACGCCGGCAACTGGTTCACCAACGCCATCGGGCAGCGGACACCACGGGTGTTGCAGAACGTCTTTGGGGGTGCGATTGGCGGGCCCATCGTCAAGGACCGGTTCTTCTTCTTTTACAACTACGAAGGACGGCGTGACCGCTCGCAGCAGTCAGTGTTGCGCGTCGTTCCCCTGCCGCACCTGGGACGGGGCGAACTGCGGTTCAATGCCGTCAATGCGGCCACCGGCGCGCCAGTCGGGATTCGGACGTTGACGGCGGCGCAGATCAGCCAGGCGTTTCCGGCACTGGCGGCCGCAGGCGGCGGTTCGGCGCTGAATCCGGCAGCGGTGGCGTACCTGGCACAGGCGGCCAGTCGCTATCCGGCAAACGACGCTGGTGCCGGGGATGGCGTCAATACTGGCGGTTTTCGTTTCAATGCGCCGACGCCATTTGACTTCAATGCCCACATTGGACGGCTCGACTGGAAGGTGGACAACGCCGGCCGGCACACGCTGTTTGCCCGCGCCAACGTGCAGTATGACGTGCAAACCCAGACCTCCTTTTTCCCCGACACTCCGGCGCAGCGTCTCTGGTCGCACCCGGTTGGCATTGCGGCCGGCTACACGTGGAACATCAGCAACCGCTGGACAAATGTCTTCCGCTATGGTCTGACCCGCTTCGCCACCAGTCAGCAGGGTGATACGGCGCAGAACTTTATCAATTTCCGGTTCGTGTTCCAGCCAACCTTCAATGCCCGGACGCTCGACCGGATCGTACCGACACACAACTTCACGAATGACACGACGTATGTGTTTGGCGACCATACGTTTCAGTTCGGGACCAACATCCGCATCATTCGCAACCGGCGGACGGGTTTTGGGCAGGCTTTTGATTTTGGGGTCATCAACCCGATTTTCTACGCCCAAAGCCTGACGGCTCCCATCAACACCTTTGCCGTCAACAACCTGGGGCTGGCCATCCAACCCGGCCGGGCCGTGCCGGTGCGGGATGCCGTCAATGCGCTCATCGGGCGCATCAACCAGTACACGGTTTTCCTGACCTACGATCAGCAGGGGCGCCTGCTTCCGGCCGGCACCCCTACGGAGCGGTCATTTGCGGCTGAGGAGTATGACTTCTACTTCCAGGACATCTGGCGCATCCGGCCGAACCTCACGCTGACCTACGGCATCCGCTATGGGTTGAGCCGCCCGGTGTATGAGCAAAACGGTTTTCAGGCCGGCACGAACATTCCGCTGGGTGACTTCCTGCGCGGACGGGCCATTGGCGCTGCCCAGGGGCGACCGTTCAACGACCTCATCACCATCCGGCTGGCCGGCCCGGCCAATGGCGGCGATCCGCTCTACCAGTTTGCCTACAACAACTGGCAGCCACGGGTAGCCATAGCGTGGACGCCCGATTTCAAAGAAGGTTTCTGGGGCAAGCTCTTTGGCACCCGTCAGCAATCGGTGTTTCGCGCGGGATTTGCCCTGACCAACGACTACTTCGGGCAGCAGATTGCCGTGCAGTTTGACCAGCGCAACACGCTGGGCTTCGTGCAGCAGCAGCAGACATCCTTTGCGCAGTTCCGGCTTACAGGTCCGCCTTTTGCGCCACTCTTTACGGCGCAGGGGCAGAACTTCCGCAACTTCCCCGGCATCAACCCGCTGCCCCAGTTGCGTTTTCCGCTAACCCAGCCAGACGATGGCCAGCAGCGGATCGAGCAGTCCATTGACCAGACGACCCGCCTTCCCCGCAGCTTCAGTTGGAACTTCTCGTATGGGCGGGAGCTTCCAGGCGGTTTGTTCTTTGAAGCCTCGTACATCGGACGGCTGGGGCGGAATCTGCTCGCGCAGCGCGATGTCATGGCGCTCAACAACCTGGTTGATCCGCGCACCGGTGTGGACTGGTACACTGCGGCCGGTCAGCTTGAAGACCTCCGCCGTAACAACACGCCGATTTCACAGATTCCCAACATTCCGTACTTCAACAACATTCTCTTTCCGGGAATTCTGGCCAACCTCTTTGCCGGCTTTGGCGGCATCCAGGCCGGTATGACGAACAGCCAGGCCATCTATGCCATGCTTCAAAATCCAAGTGCGTGGGGGCTGCTGGGTCCGGCTGACTGGACGACCGTTCAGCTTATCCTCAACAACAGCCCGCGCCCTGGTGGCTACGGCATCAGTGGCATCTCTCCGTTGGGTGAGGACCTGTTTTTCCATCCGCAGTACGGCGCTCTCAACACGATTGGGAGCTTCGGCACGTCGGATTACCACGGGTTGGCCATCACGGTCCGCCAGCGGTACAAGAACTACCTGACGTGGGATTTCAACTACACGTTCTCGAAGTCGCTCGATGATGCCTCCGGGCTTCAGACGGCGGGCTTTTTCGGCGGGGGCGGGTTTGTGCTCAATCCGTTCCGGCAGCGTGACAACCGGGCGGTCTCGAACTTTGATCTCCGTCACGTCATCAATGCCAACTTTGTTGTGCAGCTTCCCTTTGGGCGCGGGCGGGCCTTCTTTGGGAACGTTTCGCGCCTTGTGGATGCGTTCATCGGTGGCTGGCAGCTTGGCGGTATTGCCCGGTACAACTCCGGGCGGGTGGCCGGCGCGGCGACGGGCGACGGTACGGCCTATGCCACCAACTGGCAGGTGCCGAGCAATGCCGTGCGCATCCGGCAGATTTCATCTTCGCCGACGCGCGGCAACAACCCCAACCTCTTCCGCGATCCGGTCTTTGCCTCCCAGAGCTTCCGCAGCGCCAGACCCGGCGAGACCGGCGAGCGCAACATCTTCCGGTTTCCAGGCTTCGCCAACCTCGACGCCAGCCTGGCCAAGAGCTTCACCATGCCGTGGAGCGAAAACCAGTCACTTCAGTTCCGGTGGGAGGTGTTCAACGTGACCAACTTCCAGCCGTTTGACGGAGTGCAGACTTTGGCGACGCCAACCGATCCCTTCCGCAGCCAGCCGCTGCCCAACTTTGGGCGGCTCACGTCCGTGCAGAACCCACCCCGGTTCATGCAGTTCGTGCTGCGGTATGTGTTCTAA
- a CDS encoding DUF3108 domain-containing protein yields the protein MAALSGLSVTVARGQTPTAPVSDTTPAGTPTVAPPFPIQPPFPFAVGEKLTYEFSLSRFPLSGKLGELVLSVVSLDQAQPARAALVAQLKPEIGPCPLPSAGIAFHAQARTRGFLPALLRLDVRNEYLSVVESTDLGLLYNQRTLRERERQRLQMTCQARTDGKRVVLEQNGEGAVNTRTLPARGWTTDLQTFWYVLRTHPLTPGAVIPMVLTEDDRIYDLPVVVTPEVARIQTSAGTFRARKLELKAYESGFTRYKGSFLLWVSEDAARLPVRVQFKARGVTVTGELVGYTLLRPELRPERRR from the coding sequence TTGGCCGCTCTCTCCGGCCTTTCTGTGACGGTTGCCCGGGGACAGACGCCCACTGCGCCTGTCAGCGATACCACGCCGGCAGGCACGCCGACCGTTGCGCCGCCCTTTCCCATCCAGCCGCCATTTCCGTTTGCCGTAGGCGAGAAGCTGACGTATGAGTTCAGTCTTTCGCGCTTCCCGCTGTCCGGCAAACTGGGGGAGTTGGTGCTGTCTGTGGTTTCACTCGATCAAGCCCAGCCTGCAAGAGCCGCACTTGTGGCCCAGCTCAAGCCGGAAATTGGGCCGTGTCCACTGCCGTCAGCGGGAATTGCCTTCCACGCCCAGGCCCGGACGCGCGGATTTCTTCCGGCGCTGCTGCGGTTGGACGTGCGGAATGAATACCTTTCCGTAGTCGAGTCCACTGATCTGGGGCTGCTTTATAACCAGCGCACACTGCGCGAGCGCGAGCGCCAGCGCCTCCAGATGACCTGCCAGGCCCGCACGGACGGAAAGCGCGTGGTACTGGAACAGAACGGCGAAGGGGCGGTCAACACCCGGACGCTTCCGGCCCGGGGCTGGACGACCGACCTGCAAACCTTCTGGTACGTCCTGCGTACGCATCCGCTCACACCCGGCGCGGTCATCCCGATGGTGTTGACAGAAGATGACCGCATCTATGACCTGCCGGTGGTGGTGACGCCAGAGGTGGCACGTATCCAGACCAGTGCCGGAACCTTTCGCGCCCGCAAGCTGGAACTCAAGGCTTACGAGTCCGGCTTTACCCGTTACAAGGGAAGCTTTCTGCTCTGGGTATCAGAAGATGCCGCGCGTCTGCCGGTGCGGGTACAGTTCAAGGCGCGGGGCGTGACGGTGACAGGCGAGTTGGTAGGCTATACGCTGCTCCGCCCGGAGCTGCGTCCCGAACGGCGGCGCTAG
- a CDS encoding ABC transporter substrate-binding protein, with product MAARHCIIRIIGCAGLALVLTVLPGCLPFAPSASGERASEGKASPTRTVTDSSGRQLVLPAKPQRIVSQTVATDEILLALVAPERLVALSHLADDARYSYCADRAQTVAGRCGGSAEAILQLRPDLIFVASYSRAELVELLSAGGAPVYRLTRFGGLADIRANIRAIGEAVGETAAAEALVAGMDRRFAALGERARQRGRPLRMLSFGGSHFTAGAETTFDDLVRAVGGVNVAAEQGIVGFRQISSEQLLAWRPDVIVVSAESGKEDAVRRQWLEDPAVAAAVGRDPNRLVVVESRALTTVSQHLADAAEHLEARLFPSAERP from the coding sequence GTGGCTGCTCGTCATTGCATCATCAGGATCATCGGGTGTGCCGGACTGGCGCTGGTCCTGACCGTCCTGCCAGGGTGTCTGCCCTTCGCGCCGTCGGCTTCGGGGGAACGGGCCTCTGAAGGGAAGGCGTCGCCAACCCGTACCGTGACGGACAGCAGCGGCCGCCAGCTCGTGCTGCCGGCCAAACCGCAGCGCATCGTGTCGCAGACGGTGGCAACCGATGAAATCCTGCTCGCGCTGGTCGCACCGGAACGCCTTGTGGCCCTGAGTCATCTGGCCGACGATGCGCGCTACAGCTACTGCGCCGACCGCGCCCAAACCGTCGCGGGGCGGTGTGGCGGGAGCGCCGAGGCCATTCTTCAGTTGCGGCCTGATCTTATCTTTGTCGCCAGCTACAGCCGGGCGGAACTCGTGGAACTGCTGAGCGCTGGCGGGGCCCCGGTCTATCGGTTGACCAGGTTCGGCGGTCTGGCTGACATCCGAGCCAACATCCGTGCCATTGGCGAAGCGGTTGGGGAAACGGCGGCGGCCGAAGCCCTCGTGGCCGGGATGGACCGCCGCTTTGCGGCCCTTGGCGAACGGGCGCGGCAGCGTGGACGGCCGCTGCGGATGCTGTCCTTTGGCGGGTCACACTTCACCGCCGGCGCGGAGACAACCTTCGATGACCTGGTACGCGCCGTTGGAGGCGTCAACGTTGCCGCCGAACAGGGCATCGTCGGTTTTCGCCAGATCAGTTCCGAGCAGCTTCTGGCGTGGCGGCCCGATGTCATTGTGGTGAGCGCCGAGTCGGGCAAGGAAGATGCGGTTCGCCGGCAGTGGCTGGAAGACCCGGCCGTGGCGGCGGCCGTCGGCCGGGACCCCAACCGTCTGGTGGTGGTGGAAAGCCGCGCGCTGACGACCGTCTCCCAGCATCTTGCCGACGCCGCCGAGCATCTCGAAGCCCGGCTTTTCCCATCTGCGGAACGCCCCTGA
- a CDS encoding DNA methyltransferase, with product MRDARQFSPQNNQMDDADEPVHNWYRFVLSFPPHLVRHYLHRFGVSEHHCVLDPFCGTGTTLVECKKLGIPSVGIESNPVAWFASRTKVDWRPDPDALSVHAEWVAGKTWAALRASGIADEAFGLFAATNGNRTPPPLELRELPPKQMELLLTNSISPLPLHKTLVLLEHLQADTDSRWRHHELLALARALVESISNLRFGPEVGVGAVKPDAPVVSSWLERVRCMAQDLRQMRGRDTPARVYLADARQLLDVLQPQSIDVVFTSPPYPNEKDYTRTTRLESVVLGFIRDRADLKALKRGLIRSNTRGVTSEDDDDSWVAACPRIQALVESIEARRLELGKTSGFERLYGRVTKLYFGGMVRHLSELRQVLRPGARLAYVVGDQASYLRVLIRTGQILAELAQDLGYEVESIDLFRTRLATATRELLREEVVVLHWPGARNAFGSTSKARSLPNARNGGVMTKEYASIVEHIFRENYKPGATEFSFTRADIVRAAQASGVELPKNLGDVIYSFRYRTPLPPSVSGTAPSGKAWMIQPAGRSRYRFVLVNADLARIVPNPNLTETKIPDATPGLVSRYALDDEQALLARVRYNRLIDMFTGAVCYSLQNHLRTTVPGIGQIETDELYVGVDRHGVHYVFPVQAKGSHPKGRQEQASLVQVEQDAAMCARKFPGLLCRPIVAQFIQPDLVALLMFGRTDSGEWVLMAEKHYRLTPADQVTPEDLQRYREPLEN from the coding sequence ATGCGTGACGCACGCCAGTTTTCTCCACAGAACAATCAGATGGACGACGCCGACGAGCCGGTTCATAACTGGTATCGCTTCGTACTGTCGTTTCCACCTCACCTGGTGCGCCACTACCTGCACCGGTTTGGCGTTTCGGAGCACCACTGTGTTCTCGACCCATTTTGCGGAACGGGGACGACCCTCGTCGAATGCAAGAAGCTCGGCATTCCCAGCGTCGGCATTGAAAGCAATCCCGTGGCCTGGTTTGCCAGCCGGACCAAGGTGGATTGGCGTCCAGACCCGGATGCGTTGTCAGTCCACGCTGAATGGGTTGCCGGCAAGACTTGGGCGGCACTTCGGGCGTCTGGCATTGCCGATGAGGCGTTTGGACTGTTTGCTGCGACGAATGGCAACCGCACTCCACCGCCTCTGGAACTCAGAGAGCTTCCACCGAAACAGATGGAGTTGCTGCTGACCAACTCCATAAGTCCGCTCCCTCTGCACAAAACCCTCGTTCTTCTCGAACATTTGCAGGCCGATACCGATAGCCGTTGGCGCCACCACGAGTTGCTGGCGCTCGCCAGGGCCCTGGTTGAGTCCATCAGCAACCTCCGTTTCGGCCCGGAGGTGGGCGTGGGAGCCGTCAAGCCGGATGCGCCGGTCGTCAGCAGTTGGTTGGAGCGGGTCAGGTGCATGGCGCAGGATTTGCGCCAGATGCGTGGACGCGACACTCCGGCCCGGGTGTATCTCGCTGATGCGCGCCAACTTTTGGATGTGCTCCAGCCACAGTCCATTGATGTTGTCTTTACGTCACCGCCCTACCCGAACGAGAAGGACTACACCCGGACGACGCGCCTGGAGTCCGTTGTACTGGGTTTCATCCGGGATCGCGCCGATCTCAAGGCCCTCAAGCGCGGGTTGATTCGCTCAAACACGCGCGGAGTGACCAGCGAGGACGATGACGATAGCTGGGTCGCCGCCTGTCCGCGCATCCAGGCCCTGGTGGAGAGCATCGAGGCACGCCGGCTGGAACTTGGCAAGACCAGCGGTTTTGAACGGCTCTACGGCCGGGTGACAAAGCTGTATTTTGGTGGAATGGTGCGCCATCTGTCCGAGTTGCGTCAGGTGCTGCGTCCTGGTGCACGCTTGGCCTATGTCGTTGGCGACCAGGCTTCGTATCTGCGCGTGCTGATCCGTACGGGACAAATCCTGGCCGAACTGGCGCAGGACTTGGGCTACGAGGTGGAAAGCATCGATCTCTTTCGCACGCGGCTGGCAACGGCAACCCGCGAACTGCTGCGTGAGGAAGTCGTTGTCCTGCACTGGCCAGGTGCGCGGAATGCCTTCGGCAGCACATCCAAGGCCCGGAGCCTGCCAAACGCGCGCAACGGAGGCGTCATGACGAAAGAATACGCCAGCATTGTGGAACATATCTTCAGGGAGAATTACAAGCCGGGGGCGACGGAATTCAGCTTTACGCGGGCTGACATCGTCAGGGCAGCTCAGGCGTCGGGGGTGGAACTGCCGAAGAATCTGGGTGATGTCATCTACAGCTTCCGCTACCGCACCCCCCTGCCGCCATCGGTATCCGGCACCGCACCGTCCGGCAAAGCATGGATGATTCAGCCGGCTGGAAGGTCACGCTATCGCTTTGTGCTGGTGAACGCTGATTTGGCGCGCATTGTGCCTAACCCGAACCTTACGGAGACGAAAATACCTGATGCCACACCGGGATTGGTCAGCCGCTATGCTTTGGACGACGAACAAGCCCTGCTGGCCAGGGTGCGTTACAACCGGCTGATAGATATGTTCACCGGTGCGGTTTGTTACTCCCTGCAGAATCACCTGCGCACGACTGTGCCAGGCATCGGACAAATCGAAACCGACGAACTGTATGTCGGTGTGGACAGGCACGGCGTGCATTACGTCTTTCCCGTTCAGGCCAAAGGCAGCCACCCAAAAGGCCGTCAGGAACAAGCCAGCCTGGTTCAGGTTGAGCAGGACGCTGCGATGTGCGCCAGAAAGTTTCCGGGCCTGCTTTGCCGGCCGATCGTGGCGCAGTTCATTCAACCCGATCTGGTTGCCTTGCTGATGTTTGGCAGGACGGACAGCGGTGAGTGGGTCCTGATGGCAGAGAAACACTACCGCCTGACGCCTGCTGACCAGGTGACACCGGAGGATTTGCAACGCTACCGCGAGCCGCTTGAAAACTGA